In the genome of Aedes aegypti strain LVP_AGWG chromosome 2, AaegL5.0 Primary Assembly, whole genome shotgun sequence, the window TATAttacacattttttatatttttgatgtattgtccaaaaacaaaatggctgtCAAAGACATTTCATacggagaatgtcggtcccccaaggaacatcgtaatatcttcaaaactagaccaccaatttcaaatattgacgcggattcttaaactagaagagtttttgtgaaaaaatgcccgagcaacacacatgttataattgtgtattatcaacttaaaaatgactagttttggtcatatatcagtcgataatacacaattataacatgtgtgttgcttgggtggtgcaaaaatatcgagaaacaaaaaagttatcgtgaatagaatattttttcagcgctaaaaaatgaagctgccggtagaggggttaaagttATGTAAGATAcaatcagtgacataagttagtaaccaaatgctgtttttccatacaaaatggccacgtttggggtgctgtatctcagcttctggtagtccgaattagctgaaatttggatgatgaactacaaataacttgaaattcggCCTGTaaaggaattattacattgcagtcattttgcacagagtttcagagggttgttcaaagacaaaagtaagtaaccgagagattttttattttaattggaaaacGGTTAATCGTAaaaagttggtgtgttctgcaaagTTGTGTAACTTCTGAAGttaaacaactttgtggaacagaccaacaacccacaacttaccgttttagaattaaactacaaagtctctcggttacttacttttgtctttgaacaatcctctgaaactctatgtaaaatgactgaaatgtaataattcccttacaggcaaaacttcaagttatttgtagtttgtcatccaaatttcagccaatttggaCTACCTGAAGCTGAGGTGCAACATctcaaacttgggcattttgtatggaaaaacagcatttggttactaacttatgtcacagACTGTATATGGTTTTTAAGGTGTATGCCCTATTTCTTGATCTCATTTGCCtctaaatcaaaattcaaagcaatgcCATTGAGTTTTTTTCTCCATcaaattgattgtagaagtttagttattaaatttgaatagagacatacatttttgaaaacactcaaaatttattttacctaaaaactaagaaaaaacaatgtttcttctgtttgtctgtagctcaaaataaaatgcaattacatgtagttttttaacataaaatttattgttGTAGTCAAGTgaaggggcccaaatagccgtagcggtaaacgcgtagctattcagcatgttcatgctgagggtcgtgggttcaaatcccgctggtcgaggatcttttcgtaaaaaaaatttcctcgattcccagggcatagagtatcttcgtacctgccatacgatatacacatgcaagaatggtcaatcggcaaagaaagctctcagttaataactgtggcacataagaacactaatctgagcagcatgctttgtcccagtggggacgtaacgccagaaagaagaagtcaaGTGAAGCGGTTTGAATAAGAAAAGAAACttctgattacactcaaaatttattttacctaaacttccgtgaatcgcaagtcagtcccatctgcattttcgtcagaattgagttgagttcaattttcaacatatcttgcaaagctctttcagctgcactaataatataatatgatttgtttagaaaaattaggaaaatatAGCAAGTCagattgtcccataatgaaaagtaaccgcacatcagtcccactgcagatgtccgtgttttgatcatctttacaTTTTCCTCGGAAAGATATCAGAGTggaaagcaaattgtgaaagtttcatgaagatttgaacatgttccaatcccgtggatttttttaaatatttgtatgggaaacgagtttggaaacttcacagcccattttttTAATGCCTACTTTtcacagatgggactgacttgcgattcacggtagcaaaaaactgctaaaaacccTATTTAATGAGTATGTTTGCCTGTAATTCGACATCCAAAGCTATGACAAATAAACCCAGGGCAAACATATAAATTTCTAATTTCTAAGCAATGttttttagtagttttttttagcATGATATTGCTTATAGAAGTTAAGTGCACTTGTTTTTGAAGTTATATATATTTTCTTATaacacttcaaatttatttaacatAAGAAACTACGAGGAACCTTGTCTCATGAGCTAGGTTGCCtgtgaatcaaaattcaaagcgatgacacgTAGTTTTTTGGAATATATTTGCTTATAGAAGGTGGGTAAACATATTTAAgtaaatatataaatttctgattacactcaaaataaccCTGCGTAAAACTCtgttaaataaacatttaaaagcatgttaaataaatacaaaaaaaagcatttacttgtgaataaaaatttaaatcgattgattgtagttttttcaacataaaattgatTGTAAGAGCCAAGTAAATGTTGTGAAAGTCAATATGTTTGAGAAGTTATACAAATCCTGATAACACTCAATACTATTATATTACCAAAAAAACTACGTGTAGCCTAGTGCAATAGACAtttattcatgtaaaaaataatcaaagcgatattttttttcttttttaaaaacaaatttatagTAGAAGTTAAGTTAATATGTTAAAGAAGTAATGGAAAGTTTTTTATAgtctcaaaaaatatttcacataTTTAAGAAACTAAGAAAACCCTCATGTAAAAACCACTAAAGAACCATCATGAGCATGTTTTCCTGTAAAGCataattcaaagcgatgacatttttttttgttttatatatttACTAATATAAATAATGCAATTAATATTTATTAGTTTAGAatataattttttattgttctcaaaatttattataataaaaaaaactatgaataatcccatttttaaaattgattgtctctAAATCAAAATCTAAGGCGATGGTATGTAGTCTTTTTGACAATAAATTGATTGTAGAAGCCAAGTATACATCATACTCAAACATGTTTACTTGGCTTCTACAAGCAATTCAATGTCAATAAACTGCATATTGCATATCACGTAGTTTCTTCagtaaataaattttgtgtgtattcaaaaaattcaatttctacTTTCACATGTTATCTTTACTTcttctagtgaatttatttcGAAAAAGCTACGtgccatcgctttgaatttagGTTTACAGGCAAACAACATCATGAAATTGGCGTTTCATAGTTTcttaggtaaaataaatttattatgttataagaAGATTTATATTTCTTCCTAAACGCGTTCACTTGACTTTAATACGCAAATTCAATCCGAAAATAACTACTTGTCATTAATTTGGATTTTAATCTACAAAAAACCCGACTCATGGAATAAGGTTTTTAGCAGTTTCTTGGGTGAAATAAACTTTTTGTGTAATCAGAAGCTTATATTTTGATTCGTACATCTTCATTTGCTTTGCACAATTATTTTGTTGTCGAGAAAAAAaactaggggaacttacgtattctcggcagtctaagctgatgtcgcgcttcttttgtaattttctcggatatCAGCAGCCAAATTAGATTCTTGTTTATTTACATTCATGCGCTGCtcaatcatcaatcgattcacaccgacagacttgtggAAATCTCTCTGGAAACgcttttacaacgctgcgaacatctcttgtcagtgtgactattgttggcagcttcattctcttcggcaactttcccattagcgctgcaggcgaatctgttcggcgaatctttttcattggtgtgttttgatagaaaaatactgtgtatttggcgtttgaaatttaaatgccgataatagtcgaatggtgccgaagccgtaagtctccctacagGGGATTGGTTTGAATTTTGAGCTGGTTAAACAGGTgaaaaaagttgttcttagttATCTCTATAcaaccattccatgaaaaaccaatCTAGTGGGCCACCGAAttacgtgaaaatttgctattttgttttttatccGAAATAAAgttacacgtgtttttggattttttttttattagggtgaccttttccgaaatagagtgaccagaaaaatcgggACTTTgccaaatatttatttaaaaaaaaatcataacttttgaaccgcttgaacgattttaaatttttttggacgaaataaaagctaaagattttgacttttaaagaaaaatataaaatttaacaaagattgatttttacacgaaaaaaaatattttatttttcttttttttcgtgtttttgaGGCCctggaccaaaggggctatcgttcttcttattttttcttgaaagttcactgtcaatttttcagcgatgtatgttttttttaaagtttttgtgatatatttttttgaaaatataaaaacagttATTTTTTATACGCATACACTGTAGGTCTAAGCGCATTAgattgtttatttaaaataaaattataacttttgaacagatCAACCGATTTCTAAtctatttttatggaatgaaaactttagatttcaacttttcagaaaaaatataaaactctgaaaaagaaatttttttacatgaaaaaatataaaagtttctaattttttaggattttttatatttttgatgtaattttttttttcagagttctatATATTCGGAATTAAGAGATAGACTTTTGATGTCTTCTGTGAAAATGATCCGTTAAATGAGGCTGATGTTTTGAGATAAAGTCATATTAATATTAATTCGTATAGCGCTTAAGGCGTTTTGGCGAATAGCGAATATacaagcaaaataaaaaaacaaatagtttattaCATTTCGCTGCCAGTAAACCACAAGAATGTTAATGATTATATTGAACTTTTGTTTTTACTATAAAACTTTTACATTGTCATGcaaattaattttgaattttttttataaacatgcttatatgtaaatataatattttcgtttgatatgaacaatttctatgtagaagaaaactatgccgacacttgaggtgaagAACCATTCaatgtttgttgaacaaatacctaaaaataacatttctaacactcttattcttatgccgacacttacagtgacgaactatccaaagtttgttgaatagaGTGAatctttcgcaagtctacacttgtagtgttgaaccattcaaattttttttaattacaaaatcaaattcgtgtttcgcctaggaaatttccatcacgaaaagattgGGAATTGACTCACTTACCTTCGGCATGGAttcgctttgtagccgcagacgtTATAACTAGGCTAAGAAAGCCTCGCGGCCCATGTTCCATGGATACAGAATAAAACTTTTTCTAATTTCAAAGCATTCCTATTGCTTAGATCACATTTGCAAACCATATTTATATCTGCGTGCATGGTATATACGAAGCTAAGCTTTGCTCATTGCTCAAACACATTTACTTGTGGTGATACCAAACCACCATCAAGAATAGCCTGGTACACCCTCTGTAGTCTCCATGATAAGACGATCATCTCTAATGATAAGCTCATGAGAGTTTTAAAGTAAACTTTTGTTTATTAGGCTGATacgaaaaattaaaagaaacaTTATTGTTTCGACCTACTTAGATCGATCCCGAAACGCAATTTTCTTAAACATTAGAAACATATTTCCAAGACAACCTGAAGTGTATTTCCAACCGGTCTATCTTAAGTGCGGGGAAACCCCATTCACAGTACGCCACGGATGACTTATCAATTGAGCTTCGCTCTGACGAGGGATTAAATTCATCTTTTCTGCTGCCATGTAATTCAGTTCCGAAGACGACTAGCGTCGTGAGCAGATGTAACTATGATTCCCAGGCGTTGGTTTTGCAAATTGATATGGATCGTTGGGTTCATCAGCTCGGCTCGTGTGTGAGATTACTTGTGAAGTATTTGAGTGAATATTCTAGTTTAATGAATATATTCGATGTTGTTTTGTAGGTGCACATTCACCCTGCGTAACCATTGATGGATTGGATGGGAAATGCGTTCCGGTGGATAGCTGCCAATGGATCCTGTCAAAGGCTTCCGTCGTGAGTGGCATCTATGAGCGAAGTGAATGTGGCACTGCTTCCGATTTTACGCCCTTGGTATGTTGTCCCAGGTGGCGGAATGCAGAAAACTGTGGTCAGGGCGTAACCGACTCGTTTCCGTGGGTTGTCAGCATAGTTTACCGTgtgaaatggaagattttttcaCAGAGGTGTACAGGATCTTTGATTAATAGCCAATACGCACTGACAGTAGCGCACTGCATTGCAGACTTTTCATTCTATTGGAAACCGTGAgtaaaaagattcataaaaagattctgaaaagaatttgTGTGATTTCTGGCATAATTTACAGTTACAGCGTTCGAGTGAATAGAGATACCACCTACAAGGACTACGCAATACTCCGCAGCATAGTTCACCCAAGCTACAACCGATTCAACCTCAACAAAGATCACGATGTGTCCCTTCTGAAGCTGGTTGATAAAGTCGTTTTCGACGATTATGTTCAACCCATTTGCTTGACGCGAGAAAGAGATCAGCACAGTACACTGTATGAGGGccaaatgttaaccattttttcaAGGGGTCCAACAGAAGCAGGTAGTTAAGTCAGGTCATCATGTTATCATGTAAGGCGAAGTAGGCGTTCACTGAAATTGGTGTGCGTCATTGATGATTGATGTTATTTCATCTCAAGATTTGGGATTACGAGCACTAATGGTCGCCAAAggcaaaattgttttttgatagAGATCAAATGATCTGACAGGTGGCTTAAGCTTTATTCGTTTGACAGCTTATCGGTAAGCAGAATGAtcgattttatcgattttctGTCGAAATATGCGATATAAGTCAAATGTCTGATCGCTTAATATTCTCAAAAAACGAGAATGCTTGCGGCCATAAAGCTGGATAGTCAAACTTTTCCAAAGTGTTATTACAGTCGACTTCacataacttgatattgaaaggaccatcgagttaaggaggtatcgagttatagaacacaaaaccagcgtaaatgcgatccaagggaggATCATCGAGTTAGCAATGAAAACCAAtatttactatggttctctaacacgataccgagatacggaatatcgagtaaggaagagttaaCTGTAGCTATGAAGATTGAGTTTtattaatagaaatattagtagtagaacgctaatggcgttgttgtcacaaaactgattttaattattattaccttaaattatggatttccattgtttgttcaataccatgtcgttgttttggtttctaaaattaatctgacactttgaggcccggtacttaAGCTGTCAGTTtttggcaaactagatgttggtaacacgaacagcagcgacattagcatgcttaggttaatgcttctactgttttattatattgaaattgtgaGCTACAAAGTAATTGTGGCTTCTAAAACAAATAACAGCCTACTTAGCCTAATCCCTTTTATCCAATTAAAATGAGTattaatttgtttaattttctactCGGGTATCAAACTACCCTTAAATAATTGTCTAATTTCTTATAAACATCTTCTTTTTTTTAGGTCAAATATCCAGCCAAAAACATCCAATTGCCATCCCATTGCGAAATGCATCAATTTGCAAGAAAATCTATAAAGAAATTCGAATTGAACTGTCTCGATCGCAGCTGTGCGTAGGTGGTGAACCCGGAAGGGATTCCTGCCGTGGGGATTCCGGCGGTCCACTGATGCTACAGGCAATAGATTCTATGACCCCTCGCTGGTATCAAGTTGGCCTTGTGAGCTTGGGCCCGGAAAAGTGCGGCGGAACGATTCCCGGCATCTACGTCAAACTGCTCGACTATCTCGAATGGATCGAAGCAACCGTGGATGAAGTTGCCTAGGCAACGGCGTTGCTTCGAGACACCGGTTCATCTGAGGATACTTTTAATAACAGCGATTCACTATAAGTAAATAAGAAAGTGTTAAATACAGTTCCATACCAAGTGAAAACATGTGCAAATGGTTCAAAGAacggacatttttttctaatagcAGAGAAGGATGGCTCGTTCTGTTCTAGATCGTCAAAGCGAATCTTGCGAAGGAAAGCATCGCGAAACAGACAAAGCCTGCCTCAATCCTGCTTGAATATTCATGAGAAAGATGACAAACAAGGAATAATGTCGATAATGTGAATGTCCTCTTGGATTGGAACGTGTAAAAGCATGATGTTGGATCGTTGCGACCGCGAGGAGAAGACTCAAAGAAAATTGGAAATTATGGAATCGTACGATGAATGAAGTGCAAAGTGAATGAACTATGGCAGTGTACTTAAATGCTAGATACCTACTCAATTAAAACAACAAAGTGGTAACTGGATAATAAACTGGTTCATGTGTAAGTTTAACTTGATTACATGGAGATCATCATgcattgtatttttattttacttcttCGAGTACATGTAGTCTAATTTTCATTTGGCTTCTAAGACTatcgaaatattatttttatggcTACCTCGATATTCCTTTCAACCGCATTTGAAAAATAGCCTACTTTGACACGTGAGAAATTTTCAATCagaattgattgagaaataaattttcttggtcgCTTTTCGCAGGATAAGAGGTAAATTTATTTCCGTTTGATGCTAGGAATTGAATTTTCTTGACAGAagtaaatccaaatccaatccaaatctaatccactTTGACAACGTGTTCGGCCATTGATCTTCTGAATATCCCACTTGCCAAGGTGTCGATGAAAATAAAACTGATGATTCATTATTAACCAATCGGCGAATCGATTCAAAGGAACGCTAATAACTTTAACTGGTCTGATTGTCTAATTTTCTTTGTGACCTGTTCGCAACTGtgcaatcaaaaatataaaaaatgtaataataaGCCAAGAAGAACGAAGATCGACACGTTCTCTTTCTTCTCCTCCCACTTACATATAGTAGAGGCAATAATGGCAATCAGCAGCGGAGGAGTATCGGCCGGCTGGTCCagatgaaatcgaaatcaaatcagTAATCAATTTCGTAATCTTCTGCCTTCCGTACTGGCTGTCAGTCAGTCGATTGTCGGCTCGCCTATTTCTACTTTGTGGTAGATTTACAGACgggagaataaaaaaaatcgtagcgaTTACCAGTTGGGGGCTTCTATTGTTGGGAGTTCCTTTCCCTTTTACTTATGATCGGTCATGGCGGTTGGGGGTCGGAACTTCTACTAGTCGGCTTTTTTGAATGAGTTGGCCCCGTGAAGATTTATGTAGCATTTCAGAGAAGGTGTGAGTATGATGAGTTTTCGTGGATAATTTTaccagaatttttcaaattattgcaGTTTCCAGTGATTAGAAGTAAGTATTGCTTTACCTTCAAGTTAATCATTCTAACATTTTCTATCTTTTTCAGAACTCCTAGAGTAGCTCCTTATAGTATCTATAAAAAAGCTCATGTAgaatttattgtgaaaaaaaGTCTTGGAGTATCCTCTGAAGAATGCTTTCAATGGTTTAACGCCTCCAAGGAAATCTGCAAATCTCCTGTGGTTTCTCTTCAAAAAAGTCTTCTCTTAAGTAGTTATATTTAGACAAAAGTTTCTTGGTGATATCTTAACAAGAACAATTGGACAATTGTTTAAAGGAACTCTTGAAATAACTGCATAAAGAATGTCTGAAGGAGTCCCGGCCTATACTTGTAGAGAAATATCTGTGAGAACTTCTGCAAGATGACCTGGTGAAACTTTTCCAAACATTGAAACTTCTTGAGGGTTTTTCTTGAGAAAGTCTTGAAGCATTCGctagagaaattactggagTGATAACAAAGAAAAGATCCCACCAAATAACTTTAGAGGATAACCTGTAGGAttacttggaggaatctctgtagaATTCCTAGTGTAGCGTAGTTAAGAATTTCTTctgtttttttagaaattcttgtaaaatttttgtttttgtaaagATATTACCAAGAAACTTTCGTATCTAACCAAATAAGAGCACACTCCAAGACTTTTTGAAGAGAAACCACAGGAGATCTTTTAGAGGTCCTTGGAGTAGTTGAACCCTTGAACGAATTCTCCATGGGATACCCCAAGACTTTA includes:
- the LOC5570931 gene encoding melanization protease 1, whose amino-acid sequence is MIPRRWFCKLIWIVGFISSARAHSPCVTIDGLDGKCVPVDSCQWILSKASVVSGIYERSECGTASDFTPLVCCPRWRNAENCGQGVTDSFPWVVSIVYRVKWKIFSQRCTGSLINSQYALTVAHCIADFSFYWKPYSVRVNRDTTYKDYAILRSIVHPSYNRFNLNKDHDVSLLKLVDKVVFDDYVQPICLTRERDQHSTLYEGQMLTIFSRGPTEAGQISSQKHPIAIPLRNASICKKIYKEIRIELSRSQLCVGGEPGRDSCRGDSGGPLMLQAIDSMTPRWYQVGLVSLGPEKCGGTIPGIYVKLLDYLEWIEATVDEVA